In a single window of the Raphanus sativus cultivar WK10039 chromosome 9, ASM80110v3, whole genome shotgun sequence genome:
- the LOC108826325 gene encoding uncharacterized protein LOC108826325, with the protein MSNPTSLCFFYELSGTSLMEVNEDKTPYMQNFLQNEETSLGKRKISSIVETEDEREVKRIAFFSQEPEEEDIDMIEEDTEREDHIDDNEMIMEDHVIEKECIVDFYGFF; encoded by the exons ATGTCAAACCCAACATCTTTGTGTTTTTTCTATGAACTCTCAGGCACTTCTCTCATGGAAGTAAATGAAGACAAGACCCCATATATGCAAAATTTTCTTCAAAACGAAGAAACTTCATTAGGAAAGAGAAAGATAT CTTCGATTGTGGAGACAGAAGATGAAAGGGAAGTGAAGAGAATAGCCTTCTTTTCTCAAGAacctgaagaagaagacattGATATGATCGAGGAAGATACAGAAAGAGAGGATCATATAGATGATAACGAGATGATCATGGAAGATCATGTTATTGAAAAAGAGTGTATCGTTGACTTTTATGGTTTCTTTTGA
- the LOC108826324 gene encoding uncharacterized protein At4g04980 encodes MSSGRLCGFTPITFCRKLTRLQVARGLALKKLIKGKHDFRRASTSKNNLEEKKSKKIKSTVSQTPSVAEASPKSFKSPKQATASGSAVSPLSVKQKPNTPNHNDFEGSSPKCTANFILMVELRKNIFSFRDMIDLPSLDGSLSVTEIITHTMKDLQKLSPEIVTINQSFDMEGAEMDKMLIFFYEDLRAIGDSWIMDSDWIYRSKYRNSGVGKNKSDRLVEHVLAALDGLIKMTKERFGMMDLDSDGRKSFKGVPSEARRSFRRSVSYSESNNSFFPSPITPRSVIPGTMMSSSSSTSPSLWNLRAQALDKLSPVDLKQLAMRILSRRDSDSLLDLDLKNIIEEEQEESEKLGENDEENDSSVSETEHGSETEHVNETEHHIKGYETEHESEGEHHIESTGTEHVNEEEHHNEGSETEHEDHSEPTTSETDSTESFQEAISVAKQAPPPPPPSPPPPSPSPSFLNKKATPLSQPPPPPPPSSPQPGRKTLSPPPPPPPSRGHGSGDNSPTTPAPPAPPGSGRTLRGKRTTSKLRRSAQIANLYWVLKGKLEGRGGVEGKTSKASKGQHSVPDKSPVKGARSGMADALAEMTKRSSYFQQIEEDVQKYAKSIEELKTSIQKFQTKDMKELLEFHSKVESVLEKLTDETQVLARFEGFPEKKLEAIRTAGAVYKKLDGILVELKNWKIEPPLNDLLDKIERYFNKFKGEIETVERTKDEEAKMFQRHNINIDFEVLVQVKETMVDVSSNCMELALKERREANEEANNNEESKMNHVKEERAKRLWRAFQFAFKVYTFAGGHDERADHLTRQLAHEIQTDPDQTDSSNLS; translated from the exons ATGTCGAGCGGGAGGCTTTGTGGCTTCACGCCAATAACCTTCTGTCGCAAGCTCACGAGATTGCAG GTTGCAAGAGGGCTTGCTCTAAAAAAACTTATCAAGGGCAAACACGATTTTAGACGTGCATCCACATCAAAGAACAATCTCGAAGAAAAGAAGAGTAAAAAGATCAAAAGCACAGTTTCACAGACACCTTCCGTTGCAGAAGCTTCTCCAAAGAGCTTCAAATCTCCAAAACAAGCTACTGCTTCAGGCAGCGCGGTGTCTCCTTTGTCGGTAAAGCAGAAACCGAACACACCGAATCACAACGATTTCGAAGGTTCTTCACCAAAATGTACAGCAAACTTTATATTAATGGTGGAACTGAGGAAGAACATCTTCTCTTTCAGAGATATGATTGATTTGCCTTCTCTTGATGGTTCTCTATCTGTCACCGAG ATCATAACACATACAATGAAGGATCTACAAAAGCTTTCTCCAGAGATTGTAACCATTAACCAATCTTTTGACATGGAAGGAGCTGAGATGGATAAG ATGTTGATTTTCTTCTACGAGGATCTCAGAGCCATTGGTGATTCTTGGATTATGGATAGTGACTGGATTTATCGGTCCAAGTACAGGAACAGTGGAGTTGGCAAGAACAAGTCAGATCGTCTTG TGGAGCATGTTTTAGCAGCTCTTGATGGGCTCATCAAGATGACAAAAGAAAGGTTTGGTATGATGGATCTTGACTCTGATGGAAGAAAGAGTTTTAAAGGTGTTCCatcagaagcaagaagaagcTTTAGAAGATCTGTGTCTTATTCAGAAAGCAACAACTCTTTTTTCCCTTCTCCAATAACACCAAGATCGGTTATTCCTGGTACAATGATGTCTAGTAGTAGCTCAACGTCACCGAGTCTTTGGAACTTAAGAGCTCAAGCTTTGGATAAGTTAAGCCCTGTTGATTTGAAGCAGCTCGCTATGCGTATACTGTCACGTAGAGATTCCGACAGCCTTCTAGATCTTGATCTTAAGAATATTatagaagaagaacaagaagagagtgAGAAATTAGGAGAGAACGATGAAGAAAACGACTCCTCTGTTTCAGAAACAGAGCATGGAAGTGAAACAGAGCATGTAAATGAAACAGAGCATCATATCAAAGGTTATGAAACAGAGCATGAGTCTGAAGGAGAGCATCATATTGAAAGTACTGGAACAGAGCATGTGAATGAAGAGGAGCATCATAACGAAGGTTCTGAAACAGAGCATGAGGATCATAGTGAACCTACAACTTCAGAGACAGACTCCACAGAATCTTTTCAAGAAGCAATCTCAGTAGCTAAACaggcaccaccaccaccaccaccgtctCCACCGCCACCGTCTCCCTCACCATCATTTCTAAATAAGAAAGCTACTCCTCTCTCACAGCCGCCACCACCGCCACCTCCATCATCACCACAGCCAGGAAGAAAGACTCTTTCGcctccaccaccgccaccacctTCAAGAGGACATGGCTCTGGAGATAATAGTCCGACCACGCCGGCACCTCCAGCACCACCAGGCAGCGGAAGAACCTTGCGTGGCAAGAGAACAACTAGCAAACTTAGAAGATCAGCACAAATTGCAAATCTCTATTGGGTTCTCAAAGGGAAGCTTGAAGGCCGTGGCGGCGTCGAAGGGAAAACATCAAAAGCAAGTAAAGGGCAACATAGTGTTCCAGATAAATCTCCTGTTAAAGGTGCAAGATCAGGAATGGCTGATGCCCTAGCAGAGATGACAAAAAG GTCGAGTTATTTCCAACAAATCGAAGAAGATGTTCAGAAATACGCAAAATCGATCGAAGAATTAAAAACTTCAATACAAAAGTTTCAGACAAAAGACATGAAAGAGTTGCTCGAGTTTCATAGCAAAGTGGAATCTGTCCTTGAAAAACTAACTGATGAAACACAA GTTCTCGCGAGGTTTGAAGGTTTCCCTGAGAAGAAATTAGAAGCCATAAGAACAGCTGGTGCCGTGTACAAGAAGTTAGATGGGATTCTGGTTGAGCTCAAGAACTGGAAGATCGAGCCGCCACTAAACGATCTTCTCGACAAGATAGAGCGTTACTTCAACAAATTCAAGGGAGAAATCGAAACGGTGGAAAGAACAAAAGACGAAGAAGCTAAAATGTTTCAGAGACACAACATTAATATCGATTTCGAAGTTCTTGTCCAAGTCAAAGAAACTATGGTTGATGTTTCATCAAATTGCATGGAGTTAGCACTAAAG GAGAGGAGAGAAGCCAACGAGGAGGCGAATAACAATGAAGAAAGCAAGATGAATCATGTGAAGGAAGAGAGAGCTAAAAGGCTATGGAGGGCTTTTCAGTTTGCTTTCAAGGTTTATACATTTGCAGGAGGTCATGATGAAAGAGCAGATCATTTAACAAGACAACTTGCACATGAGATTCAGACAGATCCTGATCAAACAGATTCATCGAACTTGTCCTGA